Below is a genomic region from Leucobacter exalbidus.
CCGCGTTGGCCGACGGCGCAAGCACCGCGTTTATGGCCGCCGCGATTGTCGCTGCGGCAACGTTCGTGGTGTCGCTGTTCATCACGCGCGCACCCCGCCAGCCCGGCGAACAGCCCACCGTCGAGACCGCCAAATAGTTACCCCGTTCGGGGCCAATTTGTGTAATTCAAAATAAAACTGGCGTTTCTCGAAAACTTGTTCTATACTTTGGAGTTGAGCGCGTGAGCACCCGCGCGATTCGCCCACGGGGCGGTCGCCACAACTCCCGGACTAGTTCGCCGCAAGCGCTCCACTCGTAAGATCGCGAAACCGCTGTCTTACACGATTCATCGCTCAAGGCGTCGCACGTTATTTTGTCGCACGGTAACCCGTCGCACCTTCGACAATACGCGCACACGCCGGGCATACATTCGGCTCCAGTACGAGCCCGCGAGCGTCGCTCGCACACCCGCACACCATGACGGTGCGCACGAAAGGACCATCATGACCAACATCATTAACTTCAAGAACTTCACCCGCACCGCGCGCACCGCACAGGCCGCGCCCCTGCGCACCCCGTACCACTCGCTCGGCGCTGACCAGGCGATGCGCGTTCCCGCTTGGGCCGAGCAGCGCTCGGTGTACCGCAGCTCGGGCCGCACTCTCTACGTCGTCGACACTGAGCACCTGGCCGACGCACGCGCCGACCTGAAGCTGCTCGACCGCGCTGGCTGGGATGTACAGGTCGACAAGGCCCCCACCGGAACGGGCGCCCGCATCGCGTTCACTCGCCGCGACCTCGTACGCGCTGCGTAACCACTCGCACGCCGTACCTGGCCGCAGGCGCAGCTGACCGCTGCGCGCTGGCCACCCGCTTCACGCTGCCTGACGCCTCACCCCACGATTTGTCGTGGTGTGGGGCGTTTGTCGTATTTGGTAATGCTCGCTCGCGCACCCGTCACTCGCGCATACACTGGCGCCATGAGTGATGTTGAAATTGCCGAGGTAGAGAGCTTCTCGCTGGACCACACCAAGGTGTTGGCCCCGTATGTGCGCCGCATTGGGGTGGAGCACGGCCCCAAGGGCGACGCGATCTCGAACTACGATATTCGTTTGGTGCAGCCCAACGAAGAAGAGATTCCGACCGGCGGCCTGCACACCATTGAGCACACCATCGCGGGGCTGCTGCGCACCCGCATCGATGGACTCATCGACATCTCGCCGTTTGGCTGCCGCACCGGCTTCCACATGATTTTGTGGGGTGAACCGCAGCCCGCAGAGGTCGCTGCCGCGATCAAGAGCTCCCTCGAGGACATCGCCGAGCGCGTGACGTGGGACGATGTGCCCGGCACCGCAGAAATCAGCTGCGGCAACTACCGCGACCACAGCCTGCACTCGGCCAAGGAATGGTCGAAGCGCATCCTCGCGCGCGGCATCAGCCTCGACGCGTTCGACCGCACGAACATCGCCTAACGCGCGGCGTTCGCAAAGTTCGCCCGTACAAACGCTGCGCGCACGACTCCGTGCTCACGACTCCGCGCGCACAAACACTGCTCCCACAACTTTGTGCTCACCACGCGTCGGGTTGTGCATGTCTGGGCATAACGCGGCGGGCATCTCGAACCGGCCGCGGGCCGGCGCGTGGTGCCGCGGCGTTGAGCCCTAATCAGAGATTCGCCGTCGCGCAGATCAAATCGGCGACAGATCTCTGGTCGAGGCCGAATCTCTGATCGGGGAGCAAATGGGCACGGGCGCCCCCGAAAAACCGCGAGGGGAGATGGCTGGTATCTGATTTGATACCTGCCATCTCCCCTATTTGCGTGCATCACTCGGGTTCAGGTGCCGAACACCAGACACCGAGCGCCTGACACAAGGACCAGGCACAAAGCAGCAGACTCAGACCTTATGCGTCCTGCTCAGAGCACACGAGCGTAGCCAGCTCGGCCATGTTCGAGAACACGCTTGCCGCACCAGCCTTGCGCAGCGCCTGCGGCGCCGTGCTCGCGTGCGATCCGTTCGAGTACCCGAGCACGGTGGCGCCGGCGGCGACACCCGCGATGACCCCTGCGACGGTGTCTTCAACGACCACCGCACGCTCGGGGGCCACCCCGAGGGCACGCGCCGCAGCGAGGTAGACGTCGGGCGCGGGCTTCGACTTCGGCACCTCCATGCCGCTGAACAGGCGGCCGTCGAAGAATCGGTCGAGGCCGGTGCGGGCCAGCTGCAGCTCGATCTTCTTGCGATCGGCGCCGCTCGCCACGGCAATCTTCTTGCCGTACACGTCACTGATGATGCCAAGTGCGGCCTCGATGCCGGGGATCGCCTCGACCTGCGCGCTGAGGGCGACATCGCGGCGCTCGCGGAACTGCGCGATCCACGCCTCGTCGGTGTGCACCCCGGTGTGGTCAAAGATCAACGGGCCCTGATCCTTCAGCGCGCGGCCCACGAACAGCGACACACATTCGGTTTCAGAGATCGGCCAACCCAGCTCGTGCAGCATCTCACGCAGCACACCCATGGTGATGATCTCTGAGTCAACGAGCACGCCGTCACAGTCAAACAGCACCGCGGCGAATGCGGGCCGCACTATGAAACCAGCACGTCGAGGGCGGCGGTGAGCGCCCCGTCGACGGCCTGGGTGACGATGTCGCGGTAGGGGTCGTAGCCGTCCATGGCTTCATCGGCATCGGCGAGCGGGTTACCGTCGATGGCGAAGACGCCGCCAGCCTCAATGCCGTGCAGTGAAGCGATCACGAACAGGGCCGCGGCCTCCATCTCAACGGCGACGATGCCCGCGCGCTGCCACATGCGGTGGTCGACGCCCACGATGACATCGCTCGGGTAGAACATGTCACCCGTGAGCACGATGCCCGTGTGCACGTTGAGCCCGGTGGCTTCGGCGGCCACGCGCAACGCGATCGTCAGCTCGGGGGTCGCGATGGCAGGGAACTCGGTGGGCACGAGCTGGTGGCTCACACCGTCGGCGCGCACGGCACCGGTCGCGACGACGATCGCACCGTCGACGACCTCGGGCTGGATGCCGCCCGCGGTGCCCGAGCGAATGATGCGGGTGACCCCGCCGCGTGCGAGCTCCTCAAAGCAGACCGCGGCACCGGCCGCGCCCACGCCGTGCGAGGCAACGGTGACGGGCACGCCCTTGTAGCTGCCCGAGTAGACGTGGTATTCACGGTTGGCGGTGAGCTGCACCGGGTTGTCGAGCAGCTCGGCCACGCGGGCCGCACGGCCCGGATCCCCCACCACGAGTGCGCGATCGGCAAGGTCAGAAACGCGAGCGCGCAGCAGCGGCAGTTCGGCGTCAGCGGGAAGTCGTACGGGTGCCATGATGTGGGCCTTTCGTTCTAAAGAGAGGAGTGAAGAAGATTATTCGGCGGCCGGATCGGCAGCGGCGGGATCAGCCGCAGCAGCCGCTTCGCGCAGCCGAGCCCTGGCCGCGCGGGCACGCACCCGAATGGCGAGCGCGTCAAGCGTGAGGTGCTCACCGTTCGCATAGAGGTGACGGCCGCCCACAAATACGTGGCGCACATCGTGCCCCGTCGCGGCGAACCCCAGGTGCGAGGTGAGCGCTGCGGCATCGGCGCCCGCAAGATCAAGCGGGGTAGCCGCCGAGCCCGACACGTCGAGGGCGATAACATCGGCGAGGGCACCGACGGCGAGGGATCCGGAGCCTGCGAAGCCCAGCGCCTCGGCCCCGCCGCTCGTTGCGATCCCGAGCACATCGGCGGCGCGCACGATGGCGGCGTCGCCGCGCACTCCGCGGTGCAGGGTGGCGGCAAGCTTGATCTCTTCGAACAGATCGAGCGAGTTATTCGAGGCGACCGAGTCAGTGCCGAGACTGATGCGCAGGCCGGCCTGTTGCCACTCGGGCAGGCGGGCGACGCCGCAGCCCAGTTTGAGGTTGGAGACCGGGTTGTGGCTCACGGCGACACCGTGGCTCGCGAACTCGGCGATCTCGTCGTCGGTGATGTGCACGCAGTGCGCGGCAAGCACCTCGGCGTCAAAGAGTCCCAGCGACGCGAGGTGCGCGGCGGGCGTGGCCCCGTACTGCTCGGTGATCTGGGCGACCTCGGCCGCCGATTCAGAGATGTGGGTGTGCACCGGAATACCCAGGCGCTTGGCCCGCTCACCGATGTCGCGCAGAAACTCGGGCGGGCAGGTGTAGGGCGCGTGCGGGCCGTACGCGACCCGAATCTGCGGGTCGCCGGCGTAACGCTCGGCGAGCTGCTCGGTCTGGGTGACGGTGTCGGCACCGTTCCAGGGTGAGACGCCAGGGAAGCCCACGGCCTCGGGCGTGAACGACGCGAGCGCGACCATCGCGCGCATGCCGGCGCCGCGCACGAGCTCGATCAGCCGTTCATCCCAGTGGTACATATCGGCGAACGCGACTGTGCCGGTCTCGATCATCTCGATCATCGCGAGCTGCAGCCCGACCGCCACATCGTCGTGGGTGAGGTGCTGCTCGAGCCCCTGCACCGCCGCCAGCCACGGCATGAATCCCTCGTCGTCAGACACCCCGCGCAGCAGCGTCATCGCCGAGTGCGTGTGCCCGTTCACGAGCCCCGGCATGAGCACGTGCCCGGCGAGCTGGTGCACGACCGGGGTGGCTGCGGTTGCCTGGGCTTCGGCGTCTGCCTGGGTCTCGGGTGATGCGGGCGCTTCGGGTGCTGTTGCTTCGGCGGGTGCTGATCCGGATCCTGCCGCCGCCAGCGAGGTGGCGCGCGGGGCGCCAGCGTAGGTGATGCGGCCCGCGGCGTCGAAGGCCAGCTCGGCCGGGGCGACCGGGCCTGCGGGGGTGAGCATCGCGTCGGCGAGCAGAATGGTCTCGGGGTGGCTCATCGGGGTTCCCTATCGGTCGAGCGGTGCGGGGCGGGCTGGGGTGGGCGGCGGTGCGGCGTCGTTACCATCCGGGGGTGGCGAGCATGCCGCCGTCGACGGCGAGGTCTTGCCCGGTGATGAAGCTGGCCGCTGGTGATGCGAGCAGCACGCAGGCGTTGCCGATGTCGCGGGCGGTCGCGAGGCGGCCGAGCGGTGCGTGGCTCGTCCAGCTCGCGACGCCCTCAGGCCAGCCCTCGGCCAGCCCCGGCCGGTCGACGAGGCCGGGAGAGACGGTGTTCACGCGAATGCCGTCGGGGCCCAGCTCGAGCGCGGCCGCGCGGGCGTGCATGATCAGTCCGGCCTTCGCCGCGGCGTAGTGCGCGTGCGCGGGCGAGGGGCGATGCGCCTCAACCGAAGCGATGTGCGTGATCCAGCGCGCGCCCGAGGCCGCCGGGTCTTCGTTCATTGCGGCGGCCGCGGCGCGCGACAGTTCGAACACGGCGCCCAGGTTGGTCGCGTGCACGGTGTCCCAGTCGCTGCGCGACGTGTCGGTGAGGGTCTGCACCGGCTGCACTCCGGCGTTGTTGACGAGCCCGTCGATGCCGCCAAGCGCACGCACCGTGTCGGCGATGAGGGCTTCGGCGGCGCCTGGCTGCCCGAGGTCGGCGCGCACCGCCACCGCTTCGCAGCCGCGCTCGCGCAGCCGCTCGACTAGCTCGAAGGCGGTCTCGGCCGAGCCGCGGTAGTGCACGGCTACGTGGGCGCCGGCATCAGCGAACGCTTCGGCGATGCCGCCGCCCACGCCGCCCGAGGCGCCCGTGATGAGTACGCGCTGGCCGTGAAGCGATGGCAGAGTGGGGTCGCGGTGGGTGGGCACGTTAGCCTCCGAGTCGTCGGTGTCGGGTCGAATAGTCACGCAAGGCGCGCAAGAAGTCGACCTCGCGCAGGTCGGGGTAGAGCGCCTCAACGAAGTAGAACTCGGCGTGCGCTGACTGCCAGATCATGAAGTCAGACAGGCGCTGCTCGCCTGAGGTGCGAATGATGAGATCGGGGTCGGCCTGGCCGCGGGTCCACAAATGTGCACCGATCGAATCGGGGGTGAGGTGCTCGGGCAGCGTCTCGATGGTGCCGCCCTCGGCCTGGTGCTCAGCGATGATGTCGCGCACCGCGGCCGTAATCTCGCTGCGGCCGCCGTACCCCACCGCAAGGTTGATGTGCAGCTTAGTGACGGGGGCACCCGCGGCACCGCGCTGCCCACTCTCGCCTACCTCTGAGCAGCCTGCCTCGGCGGCGGCGAGGGCGGCCGTGAGCTCGGGTGAGAGGCCGTCGCATGAGCCGACGTGTTTCACGCACCAGCCGTCGTGGGCGGCGAGCTCGGTGGCGAGGTCGCCGATGATGCCGAAGAGGTCTTCAAGCTCTTGGCTGTCGCGGGCGCCGAGGTTGTCGGCCGAAAGCAGGTAGAGGGTGACGGTGTTGACGCCGGCTTCTTCGCACCACGACAGAAACTCGGGCACCTTCTTGGCGCCGGCGCGGTGCCCGAAGGCGGCGCGCTCTTGCAGGCGGAGCTTGGCCCAGCGCCGGTTGCCGTCAACGATGACGGCGATGTGGCCAGGCACGAGCGACTTGTCAATCTCGTGTCGCAGGCGTCGCTGGTAAAGCCGGTAGAGCAGACCGGCTCGTGGTGTCGACTGCTGCGCATTCACATCTCTGATTCTATCGGCCGGGCGGTGACCCCGGCTGGGCGTGCGGTGCGGTGCGTCGCGGAACGCTGCGGTGTGGGGGCGCGTGGCTGCGGCTGCGCGCTGTGGATCCCCACACATATGCCCGCCTCAAACTGTGCGGAACATACACTCAAGGCATGACCTCCCCCGGTGTTCCTGCCCCCGACCGCCCACTCGAGGATGGGCGCACCGCCGCCCCGGCGACCGGTGCTGCTGCGCAGGCGGCCGAGGTGAAGCCGCTGTGGCGCGGGTGGATTCACGCCGCCACGTTTCCGGTGGCGACCGCGGCGGGGATCGTGCTGGTGGTACTCGCGCACGGCCCGATCGCGAAGTGGGCTGCGTTCGTGTACATGCTCTCGAGCATGCTGCTGTTTGGTATCTCTGCGCTGTACCACCGGGGCAACTGGACGCCGGCGACCCGGCAGGTGTACCGCCGCCTTGATCACTCCAATATTTTCTTACTGATCGCGGGCACCTACACCCCGATCGCATTGCTCGCGCTCCCCCTCAAGCAGGGCGTGGTGCTGCTGTGCGCGGTGTGGGCGGGCGCCCTCGTGGGTATCGCGGTGCGCATGTTCTGGTTGGCGGCGCCCCGGTGGCTCTATGTGCTGCTGTATGTGTTGCTGGGTTGGGCGGCCGTAATGTTCTTGGGCGACATTGCGCGCGCGAACCTCGCGGCGATGGTGCTCGTGGCCGTGGGCGGGCTGCTCTACACGCTCGGCGCGGTGGCCTACGCCTTGAAGCGCCCGAACCCGGTGCCCGGCGTCTTTGGGTTTCACGAGATCTTTCACACGCTCACAGTGCTCGCGTTCGCGTGCCACTGGAGTGCGGCGCTGCTGCTCGTGCTCGATCCGTTCTATCTGCGGTAGGTCGCGGCCTGCCTGAGGTGACCCGAGTGCTCCATCAAACTGATTCTTGTAGTTTGGTCAGCACGGATTCTCCAGCAGTCCGTTCCCGCGTTGACCCATAAATAGCCAGCACGGCAGCTTCAATAGCTTGAGCATGCTCTCGCTCGCTTGTCACGGCAATTACGTTGCCCTCGATATCGATGGGTAGGCGCCGCTTGAGCGCAGCCTTGCGGGCGTCATGCTCGGCAATCACGCGAATCCCTCCCCCGCCCAACCCGGCCTCAGACTCAACTGCCGACGGGATCTCAGAAGCTTGAGCAGGGTTCGCGCGATGAATCGATACCTCTTTACGCTGCAGCAGAATCCCCGCGAGATCTCCCACTTCAAGTGACCGAATCTTGGTTTTCAACCTACTGCGAGAAGATCCGGTGGTGACCGTTTCCTTGCCCGTTAGTAAATTGAGCGCGTCTGCAATGGATTGCTTCGACCACCTGCGTCCTCTCCTCACCGTGTGCTGGAATACGTGCAGTGTTCGCTCGTGAAGGATGAACCTCTTGCCGACGCGCTGCGCTTCCAGCCGCCCCGATGCCGCAGCACGCTGTACTTGCCGCTCGGTCACCCCGAGCCGCTGAGCAGCCTCTGAACATGAAAAGTACATACACGTATAGTCGCCTATGCGACTATATATGACAACAAAAAGTACTCCTGGGGGAATTTCTTCGCCCATATCCGAGCTAAACCCCCTGATGAGAGCACGCCATTATCAAAACAGGCGAGTTTTGATAATAGAAGGCTTCTCGATTATCAAAACTCGTGAACGCGGGTCAGGTGTTGTCGCTTCGCGGCCATAGATCAGTTCGCGGCGCGGGCTGGCCGTCGCGGCTTCTGGGCACGATGAAACATCGGTGCACCGAATACCAGACGGTAACCGATCAGAGCAGCGATAGCCTCTATAAGCTCTTAGGCTGCGAGCACTTCGAGCACGGCTGCTCCGTAGCGTTCGAGTTTCACCTGGCCGATGCCCGACACTGCGAGCAGCTGTTCGTCGTTCGTCGGGGTGTGCACCGCGAGCGCTGCGAGCGTCGCGTCACCAAACACCACATACCCGGGAACCCCCTGGCGACGCGCTTCCTCAGCACGCCAAGCCCGCAGCCGTTCAAAGATCTCGGCTTGCTCGGGCGAGAGGTCGGCCGCGGCGGCAGAGCGCTTTGACGAGGAGCCTGCCCCAGCAGCCCCACGCACCCGGCGCCCGGCACCGCCCGTGGCAGCGCGCGCGAGTACCTCCTCGCGCATGCGCACCGGCATCTCACCGCTCAGCACAGGCTTCGCGTCTTGGGTGGGCTCGAGCACACCCCACTCACCGCGCGCCTCGATCAGCCCGACGGCGAGCATGTGCCGCACGACTCCGCGCCACTGCGCCACCGACCATTCCTTGCCGATGCCCCAGGTGGTCAGCTCGTCGAGCTTCATTTGGGTCGCGCGCTCAGAGGCGACGCCGCACAGCACATCGATGTGCTGGCCCGCCGCGTAGGTGCGGCCGCGCTCGCGATGCGTGCGCAGGATGGTCGACAACAGCATCTGCGCGGGCACCGTTGCGTCCCACAGTTTGGGTGGGTTGAGGCAGACATCGCAGTTGCCGCACGCGGTGGGCGCGGCCCCGGTACCCGGCTCAGTCTCTTGCCCGAAGTAACGCAGCAAGAATGCACGCCGGCACTCGACCGTTTCGCACAGCGCAAGCATCTGGTTGAGGTGCCTGGTCTGGTTCGTGCGGGTGACCTGATCGCCGTCGCCTGATTCGATCATCTGCCGCTGCTGCACCACGTCTTGCAGGCCGTACGCCAGCCAGGCTTCTGAGGGGGCTCCGTCGCGGCCCGCGCGGCCCGTCTCTTGGTAGTAGCCCTCGATCGATTTGGGCAGGTCGATGTGGGCGACGAAGCGCACATCGGGCTTATCGATGCCCATTCCGAACGCGATCGTGGCGACCACGACCACGCCGTCTTCGCGCAAAAACCTGGTCTGCGCGTCGAGCCGCACGTGAGACGGAAGACCCGCGTGGTAGGCGACAGCGTCGACTCCGGCGTCGCGCAGGGCCTTTGCCGTCTGCTCAACCCGTTTGCGGCTCAGCGCGTACACAATGCCGGCCTCGCCGGCGTGCTCACCGCGCACAAACTGGGTCAGCTGAGCGCGGGCGTTCTGCTTTGATTCGATGCGGTACCGAATGTTGGGCCGGTCGAAGTTCGACACAAAGTGTTTGGCTTCGCCCAGGTGCAACCGCTCGGTGATTTCACGGTGCGTCTCGGGCGTCGCAGTCGCGGTAAGTGCGATGCGGGGCACGTCGGGCCAGCGCTCGGCAAGCGCGCCCAGCCGCAGGTAGTCGGGCCGAAAGTCGTGGCCCCACTGCGACACACAGTGCGCCTCATCGATCGCGAACAGGGCGATGTGCCCGCGTGCGAGCAGGTCGATGGTGCCGGGCGACGACAATCGCTCGGGCGCGAGGTAGAGCAGATCGAGTTCGCCCTGCACGTAGGCACGCTCAACCTCGCGGCGTTCATCCATGCTCATGGACGAGTTCAGCGAGGCAGCACGCACCCCGGCCAATCGCAGCGCCGCTACCTGGTCATGCATGAGCGCGACGAGGGGTGAGAGCACCACTCCGGTGCCCTCGCGCACGAGCGACGGCACCTGATAACACATCGATTTGCCGCCGCCGGTAGGCATCAGCACAACGGCGTCGCCGCCCGCGGCAACGTGGCGCACGATCGCATCTTGGTCACCGCGAAACGCGTCGTAGCCAAAGACCTCGGCCAGCACCTCGCGGGGGTCGCGCCCCACGTGCTTGGCACCGGCGTTGAGGCCGGCGGGGGCGGGCTGCACGATCGGGTGGGCGGGTGGCTGCGCCACTACGGGCCTGCGTACGGGCTGCGCGGGTGCGGCCTGTGCGGGCGTTGGTGCGTGGGCGGGCGCAGGTGCTGCCGCCCCGGTACCGCTGCTGCCGCCGAGGCTGCCGGGTGCGGGCATCCCCCACGCTTCCCCTGGCCACCGCTCGGCGTCGCCGAACTCATCGCCGCCGTATGCCCCTCCCCCGAAATCTGGGTCACCAAAAGACGAGTCGTCGCCTTGGGGGTCAGGCCCTGGGTTCACTCGGCCAGCGCCTCCATACGTCGCGTCCACGAACGGATCATTCCCGTGCGCACCGCGGGAGGAGCCAGCCACTGCGTTACTTCTGAGTTGACGCGGCGTCGGCTGAGCCGTCAGTTGACAGCTCGGCGTTCTCGGCGAGCCCAGCGTTCTCGGCGAGCTCAGCGTTCTCAGCGTTCTCAGCGAGCTCAGCTTCGATCTCTTCGCGCACCTCGTGGCGGTACGCGCTGGCGCGCATGCGACGCACAAGCACGAAGCCGAGCGCAATCACTGCGACTGCGAGCAGGCCGGTAAAGATGAATCCTTCAAACCCAGGCGTGACCTTGTTGGGGTCAAACGCGGTGTCGGTTGCGACTTCGTCTGCCAGCTGCAGCATGGTTCCTACGGTGTTACTCCACACGTTCACGCGCGGGCCTCCTCAATGCCTTGAAACAAATCTGCTTCGAACTCGCTCGTCGCAACCCGCGACGCAGCAAGCCGATAATCCTCGAATGGCCACGCTTCACGTTGCAGCTCAAGCGGCCAGAAGAAGAAGGTGCTGTCGGGCGGCACCTGGCTCTCGTGGGCGCGCAAAGCCTCGTCGCGCTGTTCGAAGAATCGACCAACGTTGACCTGAGCGGTGCCGCGGTAGGGGCGCTTGCCCATCCACTCGCGCAGCTGCTCGAACTGCTCAACGAGCGGCGAGGCCGCATCGTTGTCGAGCAGCCACTGGTACACCGTGTTGACGCGCTTCGCGTTAAAAATCTCTTCGTAGTACAGCTTGTCAATGCTCCACGGCTCGCCCGCTTCGGGGTATGCCGAGGCGTCACCCGCGGTGTCCCACGCGATCTTGCTGATCTCGTGGCACCGAATGTGATCGGGGTGGGGGTAGCCGCCCTGCTCGTTGTACGTGATCATCACGTGGGGTTTGAAATCTCGCACGATGCGCACCAGTGCCTCGGCAGAGACCTCGGCTGGAATGTCAGCGAATGATCCGGCAGGCACAGGGTCACCCTCGGGCGGAAGGCCCGAGTCTTCGTACCCCAGCCACTGGTGTTCGAACCCGATGATGTCGCGGGCACGTGCCATCTCGTCGCGGCGAAGACCTGCGAGGTCACGTCGACTCTTCGGGTTGCGTGCAACGAGCTCGTTGAGCACGTCGCCGCGCTCGCCCCCTGTGCAGCTCACGATGAGTACTTCGACGCCCTCGTCGAGATAGTGAGCGTACGTCGCCGCACCCTTACTTGATTCGTCGTCGGGGTGTGCGTGTACCGCGATTAACCTCAGCGCCATGCGGGTCCTCTCACATTTGCTTCCCGGTGGATCCAGATACTCTGGACGAAGCCCTTAGTTTACCCAGGACAGATCGGAGCCGCCCGTGTCACCGGTGGATCCCACACACGCAGGCTCGGCACACGCCGACCAGGCGCTCACTTCAACAGACGTTGAAGCTCCCGCTTTAGCCGCGTCAACGGCGTCGCAAGCACTCGAGAATCGTTATGGTTCGGCGCGCAGGCGCCGTTTCGATCGCCGATTCGCGCTGTGGACCGCGGGCGCGTTGGTGCTCGCATGCATCGGTTTCTTTTTCTTTAGCGGTTGGCAAACCACCAGCCAGATCGACTGGCAAGACATCGGGTACACCAAGAAGTCTGAGCTGGTGCTCGAGGCCAGGTTCGAAGTGACCGGCCCGGCCAACACGGCGGTCGCCTGTGCGGTTGAAGCACTCAACACGTCAAAAGCCACCGTCGGGTGGAAGATCATTGAGATCCCCCCGAGTGACAAGTTCACCCACACCATCAGCACCAAGCTGGTGACGACTACCCCCGCCACCGCGGTCACCACGCGCGAATGCTGGGTGGTAGTTTAAGTCTCCCTGCTAAACTTTTGGGAGCGCCCCGGCACCGTCGGGGCTTCGTTTTTACCCACCGCGCGGTATGCGCGCTCAGCGTCGCGCCGCGTGCGCACTAATGAATTGAGGATCGACCATGGCCGAGCTCACCCAGACCTGGCTCACTCAGGATGCCTACGACCGGCTTCAGGGAGAGCTTGACCAGCTCGCAGGCGCCGGCCGCAAAGAGATCACGGCCCGCATCGAAGCGGCACGTGAAGAGGGCGACCTCAAGGAGAACGGCGGCTACCACGCTGCGAAAGATGAGCAGGGCAAGATGGAAGCCCGCATTCGCGACATTGAGGCCCTACTGAAGCGCGCTGTCGTGGGCGAAGCTCCCCAGGCCTCGGGCGTGGTTGAGATCGGCACGGTCATCACCGCCACGATCTTCGGCAGCGAAGAGCGGTTCTTGCTCGGCAGCCGTGAGCTCGCCGACGGCTCTGACCTCAACGTGTACAGCGGCGAGAGCCCCCTGGGCAAGGCCATTCTCGGCCACAAGATTGGCGATGAGCTCAGCTACCAGGCTCCCAACGGCAAGGAGATCGCGGTCAAGATTCTCGCGGTCGAGACCTACGTCGGCTAATTATTTACATGGGACGTAAGCCCCATGCTTCAGGGCTCGGGTGTTGCATTGTGCAGCGCCCGGGCCCTTGTGCTTTGCGGGGACAGACTTGGTTGTTTCTGCCGGGGCGATAGCAGGCCAGCTCGTTTACGCGCGCTCGGCCCAGATGTCGAAGCCGAGTTTGCAGATCAGTACCGCGACCACGACCAAGAACAGCACCCGCACGAACTTCGCGCCCTTGGCGATCGCCATCTTTGAGCCGAAAAAACTGCCTGCAATATTTGCGAGGCCCATGACGAGCCCGAGCGGCCACAGCACCGCCCCCAGCGGAATGAAGAAGATGAGTGCGCCAAGATTCGTGGCGAAATTCACCATCTTGGCGCGTGCACTTGCCTGCAAGAAGTCATAGCCGAGTGCCCCCACCAGGGTAATGACCAGAAAAACACCGGTGCCCGGCCC
It encodes:
- the trhA gene encoding PAQR family membrane homeostasis protein TrhA, which encodes MTSPGVPAPDRPLEDGRTAAPATGAAAQAAEVKPLWRGWIHAATFPVATAAGIVLVVLAHGPIAKWAAFVYMLSSMLLFGISALYHRGNWTPATRQVYRRLDHSNIFLLIAGTYTPIALLALPLKQGVVLLCAVWAGALVGIAVRMFWLAAPRWLYVLLYVLLGWAAVMFLGDIARANLAAMVLVAVGGLLYTLGAVAYALKRPNPVPGVFGFHEIFHTLTVLAFACHWSAALLLVLDPFYLR
- a CDS encoding excisionase family DNA-binding protein, with amino-acid sequence MGEEIPPGVLFVVIYSRIGDYTCMYFSCSEAAQRLGVTERQVQRAAASGRLEAQRVGKRFILHERTLHVFQHTVRRGRRWSKQSIADALNLLTGKETVTTGSSRSRLKTKIRSLEVGDLAGILLQRKEVSIHRANPAQASEIPSAVESEAGLGGGGIRVIAEHDARKAALKRRLPIDIEGNVIAVTSEREHAQAIEAAVLAIYGSTRERTAGESVLTKLQESV
- the uppS gene encoding polyprenyl diphosphate synthase, giving the protein MNAQQSTPRAGLLYRLYQRRLRHEIDKSLVPGHIAVIVDGNRRWAKLRLQERAAFGHRAGAKKVPEFLSWCEEAGVNTVTLYLLSADNLGARDSQELEDLFGIIGDLATELAAHDGWCVKHVGSCDGLSPELTAALAAAEAGCSEVGESGQRGAAGAPVTKLHINLAVGYGGRSEITAAVRDIIAEHQAEGGTIETLPEHLTPDSIGAHLWTRGQADPDLIIRTSGEQRLSDFMIWQSAHAEFYFVEALYPDLREVDFLRALRDYSTRHRRLGG
- a CDS encoding nucleoside phosphorylase, which translates into the protein MAPVRLPADAELPLLRARVSDLADRALVVGDPGRAARVAELLDNPVQLTANREYHVYSGSYKGVPVTVASHGVGAAGAAVCFEELARGGVTRIIRSGTAGGIQPEVVDGAIVVATGAVRADGVSHQLVPTEFPAIATPELTIALRVAAEATGLNVHTGIVLTGDMFYPSDVIVGVDHRMWQRAGIVAVEMEAAALFVIASLHGIEAGGVFAIDGNPLADADEAMDGYDPYRDIVTQAVDGALTAALDVLVS
- a CDS encoding HAD family phosphatase, which encodes MRPAFAAVLFDCDGVLVDSEIITMGVLREMLHELGWPISETECVSLFVGRALKDQGPLIFDHTGVHTDEAWIAQFRERRDVALSAQVEAIPGIEAALGIISDVYGKKIAVASGADRKKIELQLARTGLDRFFDGRLFSGMEVPKSKPAPDVYLAAARALGVAPERAVVVEDTVAGVIAGVAAGATVLGYSNGSHASTAPQALRKAGAASVFSNMAELATLVCSEQDA
- a CDS encoding S-ribosylhomocysteine lyase, with the protein product MSDVEIAEVESFSLDHTKVLAPYVRRIGVEHGPKGDAISNYDIRLVQPNEEEIPTGGLHTIEHTIAGLLRTRIDGLIDISPFGCRTGFHMILWGEPQPAEVAAAIKSSLEDIAERVTWDDVPGTAEISCGNYRDHSLHSAKEWSKRILARGISLDAFDRTNIA
- a CDS encoding amidohydrolase, with protein sequence MSHPETILLADAMLTPAGPVAPAELAFDAAGRITYAGAPRATSLAAAGSGSAPAEATAPEAPASPETQADAEAQATAATPVVHQLAGHVLMPGLVNGHTHSAMTLLRGVSDDEGFMPWLAAVQGLEQHLTHDDVAVGLQLAMIEMIETGTVAFADMYHWDERLIELVRGAGMRAMVALASFTPEAVGFPGVSPWNGADTVTQTEQLAERYAGDPQIRVAYGPHAPYTCPPEFLRDIGERAKRLGIPVHTHISESAAEVAQITEQYGATPAAHLASLGLFDAEVLAAHCVHITDDEIAEFASHGVAVSHNPVSNLKLGCGVARLPEWQQAGLRISLGTDSVASNNSLDLFEEIKLAATLHRGVRGDAAIVRAADVLGIATSGGAEALGFAGSGSLAVGALADVIALDVSGSAATPLDLAGADAAALTSHLGFAATGHDVRHVFVGGRHLYANGEHLTLDALAIRVRARAARARLREAAAAADPAAADPAAE
- a CDS encoding SDR family NAD(P)-dependent oxidoreductase, which gives rise to MTIRPDTDDSEANVPTHRDPTLPSLHGQRVLITGASGGVGGGIAEAFADAGAHVAVHYRGSAETAFELVERLRERGCEAVAVRADLGQPGAAEALIADTVRALGGIDGLVNNAGVQPVQTLTDTSRSDWDTVHATNLGAVFELSRAAAAAMNEDPAASGARWITHIASVEAHRPSPAHAHYAAAKAGLIMHARAAALELGPDGIRVNTVSPGLVDRPGLAEGWPEGVASWTSHAPLGRLATARDIGNACVLLASPAASFITGQDLAVDGGMLATPGW